In Bifidobacterium scardovii JCM 12489 = DSM 13734, the genomic stretch CTGTGGTTCGACGAGCAGTATTCCCTGCTGCTGGCGGGCAAGCCGATCCGCAGCCTGATCGCCCTGACCGCCGTCGACGCACATCCGCCGCTGTACTATCTGATGCTCAAGGCCTGGATGCCGCTGACCGGCGGCGACGTCGCCGCGCTCAGACTCCTGAATTGCCTGTTGCTCGGCGCTGCGGTCATGGTCATGCTGATCCTGCTGCGCGATCTGTTCGGCACCCGCACCGCCTCCCTATGCATGCCGTTCCTGCTGTGCGGCGGCTTCATGCTGCGCTATGGATACGAACTGCGCATGTACTCGCTGGCGATGCTGGTCGCGGTGTTCGGCACCTATGCGATCCTACGCGCCACCGCCACGATCGGCGGCGACGCCCCGTCGTCCGGCACGGCACGAGACGCCGTTCGGAGCCGCGCCGACCGCCGGCCGCGCATCGCATGGTGGACGGCATATGCGTGCACCGTCGCGCTGGGCATGTACACGCTCTATCTGACCGCATTCGTCTGGCTGGCGCACGCCATATGGCTGGCATGGCGCTCGTGGCGTCGTCTCACGGTCTATATCGCATCGCTGGCCCTCTATCTGCCGTGGATGCCGGTATTGCTCGGTCAGATGCGGCATTCCGTGCTCCCGCCGATACGCCGCGCGATGAACATGTCCGGCGTGGCGAGCGCCCTCGATACGGTGATGCTCGGCATGACCGAGCGGGAACTGCCGTCGTCGGTCTCGCTGCTGGTGCTGGCGACCCTGCTGAGCATATTCGCCATGGCCGTCATCGCTTTGAACGCGCCGCAGGAGGGGATGCCGGACCAGCCGGATCAATCAGACCGGAGGCCCCCGGCGGCCGGTCGAAACTCCTTGCCCCACCCGATCCAGTTGAATCGTGCCGCTTTCGTGCTGATCATCATGCTGGCCGCCGTACCGCCGGTCATCATGATCGTCTGGTCGGCGGCCAAGGAGCTGTCCACCGGCGGATACGGCCTGTTCTCCATACGGTATCTGAGCGTGGCCATGCCGTTCGGATATTCCGCAATGGCCCTGTCCTGCATATTCGCCGCGGCGCGGCGGCCCTGCCTCGCCCGCCTCGCCTATGCGGCCGTCCTGGTCGCGCTGCTCGCCGGAACCGTCACCTTCGCGATCCGCGGCAACCATAGCTTCGATCGTTCCGATACGCCCGGATCGGCGGCGCTGAGCCGATCCGTCAGCTGTTCCGCGAGCCGGCCGGTGATCGCGCAGGACGAGTACACCTACATCGACGCGTACTGGTATTACCGGGACTGTCCGGCCTACTATTTCCTCGACGCCGATGACGTGCCGGCACGGGGCGGGTACGCGCCGCTGCGCCACACCGCCGCGCAGCTGAAGAGCCTCGACCCGCTCGCCGCCGACCGGTTCACGCTGCTGAGCTGGTCCACGCGGCGCGACTACGACGCGCTGCTGCATGCGACCGGATGGGCGCGCGGCGGGGTGACCCGCCGCGGCGCCAACGCCGCCGTCGAGTACCGACGCCGGCCTTCCTCGCCGCCCGCGTCGCCGCAGCGGCAAGCGGGGCCCGACCGGGGTCCGTCACGGGAACGCGTCGGGTATGGTTTGCCCTAAGCTCAGTTGGGCAACTGCACACCCATGACGATTGACGGCAAGGCGATGAACGAAGCGAAAGTTCCCGGAAACCCCGAAGAAAAAGTCGAGAAGATGTTCGAGTACGGATACCGCAAGTCGAATTACGGCCCGGACGAGCTGGTGACCGACGCGCACGGCAATCCGATCTCCGTGGTCGATGCGATGCTCTCCGCCGAGAAAGCCGCCGCCACCGAGACGGTGACGCCGCATCTGTGCTATTACTCCCCCCGCATCCCCGGCAACACCGGGTCGGCGATCCGCCTGTGCGCGGTGACCGGCACGATCCTCCATCTGGTGGAGCCGCTCGGTTTCAACCTGCGCGACACCAAGCTCCGCCGTGCCGGCCTGGACTACCACGACATGGCCCATGTGGTGCTGCACCCGAATTTCGACAATCTGGTGGAATCGATGCCGAACTCGCGCATCATCGCGTTCACGGCGCACGCCACCAAGCTGTACACCGAAGTCGAGTACAAGCCGACCGATATTCTGCTCTTCGGCCCGGAACCGGGCGACATTCCCGATCCCATGGATATCATGGCAGGCCCGCACGTCGCCGAACAGGTCCGCCTGCCCATGCGCCCGAGCCTGCGCTCCCTCAACCTCACCAACTGCGCCTCCATCGCGATCTATGAGGCGTGGCGCCAGCTCGACTTCCAAGGCGGCCGCTGATTCGGCTGCCGGCGGCCGAACCCGGAACGGAGCACTCCCCCTCATGGATCATGGCCAGCCCATATGACGACGGAAACAACGAAATCGGGATATGTGCCATTTCTTAGGCAGATTATTCACTTCTTAGGCGGGTACCCGCCGATACGCGGTGTTGAAGTCGCACCGTTTCAACACCGCCCATCGGGGTGCGCATGCCTACGAAGTGAATAATCTGCCTAAGAAGTACGCATAAACACATAAACACAGGTTTGAGGGGCTGGAGCCGACGATAGGTCGGCTCCAGCCCCTCAAACACCCGGGAAACGGACCCATCAGTTCTTGAACGAGTGGATCGGCGCGGGGATGCGGCCGCCGCGCGTCACGAACGCCTCACAGCTGGTCTGGTTGACCGGCATGATCGGCGCGTAGCCCATCAAGCCGCCGAAGTTCGCCATCTCGCCGACGCCCTTGCCCGCCACCGGGATCACGCGCACGGCGGTGGTCTTCTGGTTGACCATGCCGATGGCCGCCTCGTCGGCGATGATGCCGGAAATCGTGGCGGCGCTGGTGTCGCCGGGGATCGCGATCATGTCGAGGCCGACCGAGCACACGCAGGTCATCGCCTCGAGCTTCTCGATCGTCAGGCAGCCGGATGCGGCCGCGTCGATCATGTTCTTGTCCTCGGACACCGGGATGAACGCGCCGGACAGGCCGCCGACATACGAGGACGCCATGATGCCGCCCTTCTTCACCTGATCGTTGAGCATGGCCAGAGCGGCCGTGGTGCCGGGGGCGCCGACCTGCTCCAGGCCGATCTTCTCAAGCACCTCGCCGACCGAATCGCCGACGGCCGGGGTCGGGGCCAGCGACAGGTCGATGATGCCGAACGGCACGCCGAGGCGGCGCGAGGCCTCCTGCGCGACGAGCTGTCCGACGCGCGTGATCTTGAACGCGGTGCGCTTGATCGTCTCGCACAGGAATTCGAAATCCTTGCCCTTGGCCGCATCGAGCGCGCGGGAGACCACGCCCGGGCCGGACACGCCGACGTTGATGACGGCGTCGCCCTCGGTCACGCCGTGGAAGCCGCCGGCCATGAACGGGTTGTCGTCGGGCACGTTGCAGAACGCGACGAACTTGACGCAGCCGTAGGAATCGTTGTCGGCGGTGCGCTCGGCGATGTCCTTGACGATATGGCCGAGCAGCTCGACCGCGTCCATGTCGATGCCGGTCTTGGTCGACCCGACGTTCACCGACGAGCAGACGATGTCGGTCTCGCTCAACGCCTGCGGCAGGGAGCGGATGAGCAGTTCCTCGGCCGGGGTCATCGACTTGGAGACGAGCGCCGAGTAGCCGCCGATGAGGTCGACACCGACCTCCTTGGCCGCCTTGTCGAGCGCGTGGGCGATCTTGACGAAATCCTCGCTCGTCTTGCAGGAGCTGGCGCCGACCAGCGAGATCGGGGTGACGGTGATGCGCTTGTTGACGATCGGGATGCCGTAGTCGCGTTCGATGGCCTGGCCGGTCGACACGAGGTCCTTGGCATACGTGGTGATCTTGCGGTAGATGTTGTCGCAGGTCTCGTCCACGGACGCGCTCGCGCAGTCGAGCAGCGAGATGCCCATGGTGATGGTGCGCACGTCGAGCTTCTCCTGCTCGATCATCTGGTTGGTCTCGTGGACCTCCATGATATTCAGCACGGTGTGTTCCTTTCGAGACTCAGATGCGGTGCATCTTGGTGAAGATCTCTTCGCGCTGGCAGCGGATGCGCACGCCGATGTCGTCGCCGAGATCCTCGAGGTTGCCGACCATCGCGCCGAAGTCCTTGTCCGCGTTGGCGTAGTCGACGATCATCATCATGTTGAAATAGCCGTCGATGATGGTCTGCGAGATGTCGAGCACGTTGACGTTGCGCTGGGACAGGTAGGTGCAGACGCGCGCGATGATGCCGACGGTGTCCTGTCCGACGACGGTGATGATTGCCTTGTTCATGACTCTCCCTGATCGAATGCGAAAAAGCGGGTGACTCCCCAAGTATAGGGGAGTCACCCGCCATTGACCGATGCCAGCCGATCGCCGGTGCGCCGCCCGGCCGTCACCGGGCGTGGCCAGGGCTCATGCGCCCCGGCCGCCATGAACCGGAGGACTGCGCCGACTGCTGGATGAACGGGATGCCGACCATGACGATGACGTGCGCGGCCAGGAACAGCGCGACGGCCAAGCCGACGCCGATGGCGAAGAACAGCGCGCCGCCGATGGCGGTCATCGCCACGCCGATCCACACGAGCGTTCTGGCGCCGTGGCGGTCGAACAGGCGGCCGGCCATCAGCGTGCACACCGCGTTGACGACGCCGCCCGGCAGCATGAGCATGCCGGCGAGCGTGGAGCTCATGCCCAGCCCGCGCTGCAGTTCCTGCGGCACCAGATACATGAACGCCAGGGTGCAGGCGAACGAGCAGCTCACCATGAGGGCCGGCGTGCGGAACGCCGCGATGCCCAGGGCACGCAGGTCGAGCAGCGGATCGGCGATGTGCAGCTGGCGATAGGCGTAGAACGCGAGCACCGCCACGCCGACCACGAGCAGGCCGATCACCGCCGGGGAGGAGCCCATGTCGCTGATCAGGCTCACGCCGGCCACCAGGCAGCCGAAGCCGAGGGCGGAGGCGACGATGGACGGGACGTCGACCGCCGGGCGCGTGCGCTCGATCGGGGTGACGAAGAACGCGGCCGTGCAAGCCAGGGCGATGACGGAGACGACGGCGAACAGCGCGAAGATCGCGCGCCAGCTCAGCGCGCCGATCAGCGCGCCGGCAAGGGTCGGGCCGATGACCGGAGCGAACATGACCACCAGTCCGGCCACGCCGTTGGCGGCGCCGATGCTGCGGGGCGGAAAGACGCGCATGATCGCCGCGTACATGGTCGGCAGCACGATGCCGGTGCTGACGCCCTGCACGATGCGCCCGGCGAGCAGCACGGGGAAACTCGCGGCCGCGGTGCACACCACGGCGCCGACGAGGAAGCAGGCCAACGCGAACAGCACAAGGGTTTTGGCCTTGACCTACTTAAGCAGGAAGCCGGCGCACGGCAGCACGACGCCGATGGCCAGCATATAGCCGACGACCATCCACTGGGCGGTGCCGGAGGAGACGGAGAACTCGTCCATCAGGTCGGGCAGGGCGATGTTCATGGACGTTTCGGACAGCATGCCGAGGAACGCGCCGGCGTACAGGCCGAGCATCACCCGGTGCGGGTGCGCGAAGCGCCGGGCCGCGTCATCGTTGCGGGGGTCGGGGGAATTATGGGGGGGGGTGCGGGGATTACGGGAATCGTAGATGCCGGATTCGCCGGCGGGCATGGTGTTTTCGGGGGTTGTCTGGATATCGGACAACGGGACCTCTCTTGGATCGCCTTTGCAGATTGCCGTCGCGCGAAAAATGTCGTTACGCCCCTAACGTCCGGGCCTACGGCGGCAACAAAAAACGCATGGCACTCACCAGATGATTCCGGCGAATGCCATGCGATTTTCAAAACAATCCGTTACCGTAATACGATTCGGGATTCTTCGTAAGTCGGTCCCGCGTGTCGTGGGACAAGTCAGGGCTCCCGCTGGCGGGAGCTGTCAGCGAAGCTGACTGAGGGGAGCCGCATCGTGTGCGTACTCCCCTCAGTCGCCTATGGCGACAGCTCCCCTCAGAGAGGGGAGCCACGATGAAGCGGATCAGGCCTC encodes the following:
- a CDS encoding glycosyltransferase family 39 protein, whose product is MTHRNRTGAHRRTPVFSLAVALCAIAAASTSFLMGRNQSLWFDEQYSLLLAGKPIRSLIALTAVDAHPPLYYLMLKAWMPLTGGDVAALRLLNCLLLGAAVMVMLILLRDLFGTRTASLCMPFLLCGGFMLRYGYELRMYSLAMLVAVFGTYAILRATATIGGDAPSSGTARDAVRSRADRRPRIAWWTAYACTVALGMYTLYLTAFVWLAHAIWLAWRSWRRLTVYIASLALYLPWMPVLLGQMRHSVLPPIRRAMNMSGVASALDTVMLGMTERELPSSVSLLVLATLLSIFAMAVIALNAPQEGMPDQPDQSDRRPPAAGRNSLPHPIQLNRAAFVLIIMLAAVPPVIMIVWSAAKELSTGGYGLFSIRYLSVAMPFGYSAMALSCIFAAARRPCLARLAYAAVLVALLAGTVTFAIRGNHSFDRSDTPGSAALSRSVSCSASRPVIAQDEYTYIDAYWYYRDCPAYYFLDADDVPARGGYAPLRHTAAQLKSLDPLAADRFTLLSWSTRRDYDALLHATGWARGGVTRRGANAAVEYRRRPSSPPASPQRQAGPDRGPSRERVGYGLP
- a CDS encoding PFL family protein, which translates into the protein MLNIMEVHETNQMIEQEKLDVRTITMGISLLDCASASVDETCDNIYRKITTYAKDLVSTGQAIERDYGIPIVNKRITVTPISLVGASSCKTSEDFVKIAHALDKAAKEVGVDLIGGYSALVSKSMTPAEELLIRSLPQALSETDIVCSSVNVGSTKTGIDMDAVELLGHIVKDIAERTADNDSYGCVKFVAFCNVPDDNPFMAGGFHGVTEGDAVINVGVSGPGVVSRALDAAKGKDFEFLCETIKRTAFKITRVGQLVAQEASRRLGVPFGIIDLSLAPTPAVGDSVGEVLEKIGLEQVGAPGTTAALAMLNDQVKKGGIMASSYVGGLSGAFIPVSEDKNMIDAAASGCLTIEKLEAMTCVCSVGLDMIAIPGDTSAATISGIIADEAAIGMVNQKTTAVRVIPVAGKGVGEMANFGGLMGYAPIMPVNQTSCEAFVTRGGRIPAPIHSFKN
- a CDS encoding ACT domain-containing protein → MNKAIITVVGQDTVGIIARVCTYLSQRNVNVLDISQTIIDGYFNMMMIVDYANADKDFGAMVGNLEDLGDDIGVRIRCQREEIFTKMHRI
- a CDS encoding tRNA (cytidine(34)-2'-O)-methyltransferase → MNEAKVPGNPEEKVEKMFEYGYRKSNYGPDELVTDAHGNPISVVDAMLSAEKAAATETVTPHLCYYSPRIPGNTGSAIRLCAVTGTILHLVEPLGFNLRDTKLRRAGLDYHDMAHVVLHPNFDNLVESMPNSRIIAFTAHATKLYTEVEYKPTDILLFGPEPGDIPDPMDIMAGPHVAEQVRLPMRPSLRSLNLTNCASIAIYEAWRQLDFQGGR
- a CDS encoding MFS transporter, encoding MSDIQTTPENTMPAGESGIYDSRNPRTPPHNSPDPRNDDAARRFAHPHRVMLGLYAGAFLGMLSETSMNIALPDLMDEFSVSSGTAQWMVVGYMLAIGVVLPCAGFLLK
- a CDS encoding MFS transporter, with the protein product MLFALACFLVGAVVCTAAASFPVLLAGRIVQGVSTGIVLPTMYAAIMRVFPPRSIGAANGVAGLVVMFAPVIGPTLAGALIGALSWRAIFALFAVVSVIALACTAAFFVTPIERTRPAVDVPSIVASALGFGCLVAGVSLISDMGSSPAVIGLLVVGVAVLAFYAYRQLHIADPLLDLRALGIAAFRTPALMVSCSFACTLAFMYLVPQELQRGLGMSSTLAGMLMLPGGVVNAVCTLMAGRLFDRHGARTLVWIGVAMTAIGGALFFAIGVGLAVALFLAAHVIVMVGIPFIQQSAQSSGSWRPGRMSPGHAR